One window of the Longimicrobium sp. genome contains the following:
- the xth gene encoding exodeoxyribonuclease III, producing MKIATYNVNGINARLPILLRWLEETKPDVACLQELKAPQEKIPEEAIRTAGYGAAWHGQKGWNGVAILVRDGEPEDVHRGLDGEPEDEQSRYIEATVRGIRIGCLYLPNGNPRPGPKFDYKLRWLDRLAKRAAELLDEGGPAVLAGDYNVIPTDLDVYKPERWVEDALFQPEVREAFRLLVEGGWTDAIRTMHPDERVYTFYDYFRNAFGRDAGLRIDHLLLSPALAPRLVAVGIDRDVRGWEKSSDHVPTWIEIADA from the coding sequence ATGAAGATCGCCACGTACAACGTCAACGGCATTAACGCGCGCCTGCCGATCCTGCTGCGCTGGCTAGAGGAGACGAAGCCGGATGTGGCGTGTCTGCAGGAGTTGAAGGCGCCGCAGGAGAAGATTCCAGAGGAAGCGATCCGGACGGCGGGGTACGGCGCGGCGTGGCACGGGCAGAAGGGGTGGAACGGGGTGGCGATCCTCGTTCGCGATGGGGAGCCGGAGGATGTGCATCGCGGTCTCGACGGCGAGCCGGAGGACGAGCAGAGCCGCTACATCGAGGCGACGGTCCGCGGAATCCGCATCGGGTGCCTCTACCTGCCCAACGGCAACCCGCGCCCCGGGCCGAAGTTCGACTACAAGCTGCGCTGGCTGGACCGGCTGGCAAAGCGGGCCGCCGAGCTCCTCGACGAAGGAGGCCCGGCGGTGCTCGCGGGGGACTACAACGTGATCCCGACCGATCTGGACGTCTACAAGCCCGAGCGCTGGGTGGAGGACGCGCTCTTTCAGCCCGAGGTGCGGGAGGCGTTCCGGCTCCTCGTCGAGGGAGGGTGGACCGACGCCATCCGGACGATGCACCCTGACGAGCGCGTCTACACGTTCTATGATTACTTCCGCAACGCATTCGGCCGCGACGCGGGGCTGCGCATCGATCACCTGCTGCTGAGCCCCGCGCTCGCGCCACGGCTGGTTGCGGTGGGCATCGACCGCGACGTGCGCGGGTGGGAGAAGTCCAGCGACCACGTGCCCACCTGGATCGAGATCGCGGACGCCTGA